In the genome of Ammoniphilus sp. CFH 90114, the window TAGAAGTGCATCCCTGTCTAGCCGATAAGTTTGAAGGCGAACGAGGGGAAGAACGAGATCGGATCCAAAGAGAAACAGGGCTAGAAATTCATGTGCACCGAAATGAGAACATGCATGAGCAACATCATCACTTGTTTGTGGGTAGTCAGCAAGAAGTAAGGAGAAAAGTTGCGATGCTTGATGGAAAGGATTTACCTTGACACTGATTCTTGAATTATGTTAATCTGTTTTTTGTTGATATCATGTTTGACACTAGTCATCATGCTGCAACCGCTCAGAACAGGTTTTTTATAAGCCGTTTGGCACCTGGGATGGCGAGTCTTAATAATTATAGGGAGGTGCAGCAAATGTACGCAATTATCGAAACTGGTGGTAAGCAATATAAAGTTGAGCAAGGAGCTGAGCTTTATATCGAGAAGCTTCCTCAAACTGAAGGTGAAACTGTAACTTTTGATCGCGTATTGTTGGTTAGCAAGGATGGAAGTGTTGTTGCTGGAAGTCCAACAGTAGCTGGTGCAACTGTAACTGGTAAAGTTGACAGACACGGACGCGGACAGAAGATTATCGTCTTCAAATACAAAGCGAAGAAAAACTACCACAAGAAGCAAGGTCATCGTCAGCCATACACTAAAGTTGTAATCGAAAGCATCAACGCTTAAGTTTATGATTAAAGTGCATGTCAAACGACGAACATCAGGGGACATTGAGCTGATTACCATTGATGGACATGCCGGTTATGCAGATCCCGGACAAGATATTGTTTGTGCTGCAGTATCAGGGATATCCTTTGGTGCAATTAATGCTGTTGATATGCTCCTTGGGGTGAAGCTTCCTGTCGAGCAAGGAGAGAATGGGTTTCTCCGCTGTACTTTGCCGGTTCAACAACCTGGGGTACAAGAGAAAGTACAATTACTCCTCGACGGCATGGTAGCCTCGCTTCAGTCGGTTGCCATAGAGTACGGAAAGTTTGTTAAAGTATATGATCAATTACCAACCAGGAGGTGGATGTAATGTTAAAGATGAATCTTCAATTTTTCGCTTCTAAGAAAGGGGTAGGTTCTACTAAGAACGGTCGCGACAGTATCGCGAAGCGCCTTGGTGTGAAACGTGGAGACGGTCAATTCGTTAAGGCTGGTAACATTCTTGTTCGTCAGCGTGGAACGAAGATCTACCCTGGACTAAACGTTGGAATCGGCGGAGATGATACTTTGTTTGCTTTGTCTGACGGAGTAGTTCGTTTCAAGCGTTTAGGACGTGACCGCAAGCAAGTGGTTATTGAGCCAGTAGCTCAAGAAGCATAATAACCCTTTATAGAAAAACCCGACACCTAGTCGGGTTTTTCTATTGTACTATGAAGCGGCTCATTGGCGTCAGCCAAGTTTTCTAGTATACTTAAATCATTACGAGTTGGAAGCATGTGGTAGTTAACTACATTGTTTCATACGTTTGATTTGGGATGGGGGTGTTTTGAGTTGGCTCAAGAGTATAAAGGGAGAAGTGGAGAAGCAGATCTTCGAGATGTGGAGTCCGAAATTTTGCAAGTGCAACAGCGGTTCTTAGATAGTCTTCGCTTACAGAGACATGATTGGCTAAATCATTTTCAAGTCATTCTAGGATATATGAAGTTGCAACGATATGACGTATGTGAGGAATACATAAAAAAAGTAACAGACCAAACCAACAACGAAAGCCGCATTGCAGCGCTTGAGCACCAGGCACTAGTTGCTTATTTACTTACCTATAATGCAATATATAAAGAAATGAAGCTCGAAGTATTGGTGCCAGAGCTCATTAATTTAGGCCAGCTTGGGCAAGATGAGAATAAGAGATTTTTTGATCTAGTCAAGGGAATTATTGATACCTATCGAGAGCACTCTATAACCAACAATGGTCTTCCCAATACATTAGTTATTGAGCTTCAGGAGTTAGAAGAATCCATATTTCTTGCAGTGGAATATGAGGGTAACTTAAGAGAACAAGAATGTATCGAGGCTCTCCGTTCCCTTGCTAGTCGTTTAGGGGATGGCGAGGGCTTCTTTGTGGAAGGCTTACATAATGATCAAGAATCCATCATGGAATTTTACTTTCCTGTAAACCAAGAGGTGAAGGAATAGCATGTTTGTAGATGCAGCGAAGATATATGTGAAGGGCGGAGACGGCGGTAATGGCATGGTCGCTTTCCGTCGAGAGAAGTATGTAGATATGGGTGGTCCTGCTGGTGGTGACGGAGGAAGAGGGGCCAATGTGGTCTTCGTCGTAGATGA includes:
- the rplU gene encoding 50S ribosomal protein L21; translation: MYAIIETGGKQYKVEQGAELYIEKLPQTEGETVTFDRVLLVSKDGSVVAGSPTVAGATVTGKVDRHGRGQKIIVFKYKAKKNYHKKQGHRQPYTKVVIESINA
- a CDS encoding ribosomal-processing cysteine protease Prp — its product is MIKVHVKRRTSGDIELITIDGHAGYADPGQDIVCAAVSGISFGAINAVDMLLGVKLPVEQGENGFLRCTLPVQQPGVQEKVQLLLDGMVASLQSVAIEYGKFVKVYDQLPTRRWM
- the rpmA gene encoding 50S ribosomal protein L27, with the translated sequence MLKMNLQFFASKKGVGSTKNGRDSIAKRLGVKRGDGQFVKAGNILVRQRGTKIYPGLNVGIGGDDTLFALSDGVVRFKRLGRDRKQVVIEPVAQEA
- a CDS encoding Spo0B domain-containing protein, whose protein sequence is MAQEYKGRSGEADLRDVESEILQVQQRFLDSLRLQRHDWLNHFQVILGYMKLQRYDVCEEYIKKVTDQTNNESRIAALEHQALVAYLLTYNAIYKEMKLEVLVPELINLGQLGQDENKRFFDLVKGIIDTYREHSITNNGLPNTLVIELQELEESIFLAVEYEGNLREQECIEALRSLASRLGDGEGFFVEGLHNDQESIMEFYFPVNQEVKE